The sequence AGATCGTATGAAGGTGACTGCATTATTGCCAGACAAGTTGGTAGAAGAAGTTAAGGCTCACGCCAAGGGGCAGACTCTGACCGAGTCCTTAACGCTCGCACTAGAGGAATGGCTTCGGTTAAGGAAACTTGCCAAGTTAACCTCTGAAGTT comes from Nitrospiraceae bacterium and encodes:
- a CDS encoding DUF2191 domain-containing protein, with translation MKVTALLPDKLVEEVKAHAKGQTLTESLTLALEEWLRLRKLAKLTSEVQDRPLEFSKGFTASRIRKLNRQS